The genomic interval CCGCCGGGTGCCGCTTCCCGCTCTGGTTCGCGTCGCTCACGCGCCCGCCCGCGCCGGCGCGCACCTTGTCCAGCGTGTTCCCCGACAGGCGTCCGTACTCGGGGAACCGCTGCGTGTCGAAGTACACCGCGTCACGATCCGGCGAGACATACGCGCACCCGCGCTCCAGCAGCCCGCGCACCATCGCCAGCATCTCGCGCACATGCTCCGTCGCCCGCGGCATCACCCGCGCATCCCCATCCTTCTCACCCGCCACCTTCAGCCCCAGCAGCCTCGCGTCCTCCAGGAACGCACCCTCGTAAAACCGCGCGATGTGGTGCGGGTTCGACGGGTCGAAGTCCTTCGGCGCGTCCGGCGGCAGCTTCCCGCCCTTCTTCGCCTCCAGCAGACGCTTCGCCGCCGCCTCCATCTTGTCCTCGCCCGCCCCGTCCGCCGCCTCGTCGTCGGTCATGTGCCCGACATCCGTCAGGTTCATCACATGCGCCACGGTCCGCGGTCCCTCGTGTTCCTTGCCCGCCTCGTCCCGGATCGTGCACAGAGGCGACTCCAGCCACCGACGCGCCACATCCGCCACCAGGAACGACCGGAAGTTCCCGATGTGCGCGTAGTCGTACACCGTCGGCCCGCAGGTGTAGAAGGTCACCCGCCCCGGGTCCCGCGCGACGAACTCCTCCACCCCACGAGTCAGCGAGTTGAACAGCCGAAAGGTCTGGCCCATACCCCCAGCGTAGGTCGCCCCGGTCGCCCCGCCCCCTCTTTCCCGCTCCCCACTCCCTACTCCCTGCTCCCTTCCCCTCGCGCCCTCTCTCGTAACACCAGCTCCGGCTTCTTCCCCCGCACCACATGCCCCGGGGGCACGCTCTGCGTCAGGAACACCGCGCCGTTGATCACGCAGTCGTCGCCCACCGCCGTGTCCCCGCCCAGGATCACCGCGTGCGCGTAGATCGTCACGCGGTCACCGATCGTCGGGTGACGCTTCACCTTCGTGTCGTAGTTCCCCACCTCGTCGCGCGGGAACGACTTCGCCCCAAGCGTCACGCCCTGATAGATCTTCACCCAGTCCCCGATCTCCGTCGTCTCCCCGATCACCACGCCCGTCCCGTGGTCGATGAAGAACGCCTTGCCGATCCGAGCGCCCGGGTGGATGTCGATCCCCGTCCGCGCGTGCGCCTGCTCGCTGATCATCCGCGGCAGCAGGGGCACGCCAAGCCCGTACAACGCGTGCGCCACGCGGTGCGCGAACACCGCGTCCAGCCCGGGGTAGCACAGGATCACCTCGTCCGTGTGCGTCGCCGCCGGATCGCCGTCGTACGCCGCCTGCACATCCAGCGCCAGCGATTCGCGCAGCGAGGGCAGCGCGTCGAGGAAGCACTCCGCCAGGCGCGTGCCCTCGACCGAACAATCGCGCGAGTTCCCCCGGCGCGACGCGTCGATCCGCTCCACGTACCGCAGCGAGCGCGCGATCTGGTCCTCCAGGTGCGCGCGCACCCGCGCCACCAGCCACTCCACCGTCGTCTCCAGGCCCTCCGGGTGCACCGGCAGCGCGTCGAAGTACCCCACGAACACCAGCCGGCGCAGCAACTCCACCAGCGCCTTCACGCTCTCGCGGCTGGGGGGCAGCGCCGCGTCGGTCGACAGGTGCGCCAGGCGCCCCTCCGACCGGATCGACGCCGCCAGACGCGCCACCAAGCCCGAACCGTCGTCGTGATCGCCCATGAGCCGATGCTAGGGGAGCAGGGGGGGCGCCCACCCCGCCCGAGCAGGTCCCGATAACGCCCCGCCGACTTTGCGTCCGGTTCGAACTTCGTTCGCATCCCGCCCGGCCCGATGCCGATATGCTTCTCACCTGCCGGCCCTCTCGGGCTCGGCGGGTCGACGCGTGGGCAGGACTGGCGAAGCGTTCGCCGCCTCGCGGATCGGGTCTGGGCCGCCTGGTGGCCCGCAGGATGTCGTCGCCGATGGGCGCAGTTCGCCGCGATGGATCGGGAATCGTCTCGCACACCGCCGAGCAATCGGGCGGGTCCGAGAGCGCCCCGGACGGGATTCCCCGAAGTAGCGCCTCCCCGAGCACGCGACGGGAGGCGACCCGGTGCTGACCGCGCTCGTCATCGTCACGGCAATCAGTCTCGTCGGCTCGTTCCTCTGCTCCCTCTGCGAGGCCGCGCTCTACTCCGTCTCCGACTCCGCCGTCGCAGGGATGCTGCAGCAGAAGGTCCGCGGCGCGCGCATCCTCGCCAAACTCCGCGTACGCATCGACCGCGCCATCGCCGCCATCCTCGCCGTCAACACCATCGCCAACACCGTCGGCGCCTCCGTCGCCGGCTTCCTCGTCGGCAAGCTCTACGGCAGCACCGCGCTGGGCGTCTTCTCCGCCGCCTTCACCCTCTCCATCCTCTTCGTCGCAGAGATCATCCCCAAGAGCATCGGCGTCGCGCGAGCCACCTCCATCGCCCCGCGCGTCGCCTGGATCATCGAACTGATGATCCTCATCACCTACCCCCTCGTCATCCTCTGCGAACGCCTCACCACCATCATCAACCGCGGCGCCAAGAAAGAGGGCCCCACCGAGCACGAGATCCTCTCCCTCACCCGCATGGCCGTCCGCCTCGGCTCCCTCGAGCCCCACGAGGCCGCCCTCGTCTCCAACGCCCTCGAACTCGACGAGTACGAGGTCCGCGAGATCATGACGCCGCGCTCGGTCACCTTCGTCCTCCCCGACGAACTCAAGCTTAAGAACGTCGACCAGCACGCCCAGCACTGGATCCACTCCCGACTCCCCGTCGTCCGCGACGACAACCCCAACGAGATCGTCGGCGTCGTCCACCGGCGCGACGTCTTCGACCTCCTCGTCTCCGAGCGCGAGGGCGAGAAGAAAATCCGCGACGTCATGCGCCCCGTCCGCTTCATCGGCGCCTCCGCCGGCGCCGACGAGGCGCTCCGCGAGTTCCTCGCCGGGCGACAGCACATGTTCGTCGTCGTCGACGAGTACGGCACATGGGTCGGCATCGTCACCCTCGAAGACGTCCTCGAAACCCTCCTGGGCAGCGAGATCATCGGCGAGCACGACCCCGTCGCCGACATGCAGGACCTCGCCCTGCAGAAGGCCGCCGAGCAGGGCATCGAGGTCGACGACCCCGACGACGACGACGAGTCCGAAGAAACCGAGGACTGGTCCGACCCGGCCCGCTGGGCCGAGACCCTCGAGCGACGCGACGAGCGCGAAGAGCGCCAGGAACGCCAGGACGAGGCCGAGATCGAGCGCCGCAAACGCGCCGCCGCCGACCGACGCGCCCAGGACGACGCCCCGCCGCCCGAGGTCGATGTCCCCCAGCGCGAAGACCGCGACCCGGCCGAAGAACGGCGCTGACCCCCGGCGCCGCGTCACCCATTCCTCGGCCACAAAAAACCGGGGCGCCGGCTCTCCGCCCGCGCCCCGCACTGCTGCCTGCTCCCCGCTCCCGACTGCCTTCTTACCTCAGGGTCTCGGGGTCGCGCAGCGGGATCTGCGTGGTGCGCCCGTCGAAGAACTCGTTCATCGTCGCGCGCCCTTCCAGGTCGCCCGCCTTGATCTCGTCCCACTTGCCCACGACCAGCACCGCGACCTTCGTCGGGTCCAGGTGGCGCTGCGCCACGCGCAGCAGCTCGTCGGCCGTCACGGCGCGAACCTTGTCGCGATAGGTCGCCCAGTAGTCGCGCGGGCGCCCCGTCCGCTCGTCGTCGATGAAGGTGTTCACGATCGCCTGCCGGCTCTCGAACCGGCGAGGGAAGGTCTCGATGAACTGGTTCTTCGAGGTGTTCAGCTCCTCCTCGCTCACACGCTCATTCCGGATGCGCTCCATCTCGTCGAACACGATCTTCGACGCGAACGCCACCGTCTGGTTCTTGCTCTGGAAGCCGGCGCGCCACTCGCCGGGGTAGTGCACCGGCGTCACCAGACTCGAGCCCGCGCTGTACGCCAGCCCCTCGTCCGAGCGGATGCGCTTCGTCAGGCGCGAGGTGAACCCGCCCCCGCCCAGCACGTCGTTCAGCACCGACATCGCGATCGCGTCCGGGTGGTCGCGATGGATGCCGCGCTGCCCGATGAGCACGCGCCCCTGGGGGATGTCCTTCTCCACGAAGAACACGCCCGGCGCCACCGCCGGCGCAGGCGCCGTCGGCTCGGGGTTGGGCGAGCCCCGGCGCATCGCGCCCAGCGCCTTCTCCAGGCGCTGCGTCATCGCGCTCTCCTCGAAGTCGCCCGACACACCGATGATCAGGTTCGCGCTGGTGAACACCCGCGCGTGGAACGCGCGCATGTCCTCGGTCGTCAGCGACTCCACCGACTGCCTCGTCGGCTGGCGCGCGTCGAAGTGGTCCTCGCCGTACATCAGCCGGGCCCACTCGCGACCGCTGATCGACGCCGCGTCGTCGTTGCGCTGCTTCAGCGACTCGAGCACCTCGCCCCGATAGATCTCCGTCTTCGCCGCGTCGAACCCCGGCGAGACGAGCATGTCCATGAACAGCGCGAAGCTCTCGTCCAGGTTGCTCGACAGCGAGTTGAGCGTCGCCCCGCTCGTCGTCCCACCGCTGAACACGAACGCGTTCGCCGCCAGGAAGTCGAACTGCTCGTCCATCTCCTCCGCCGTCACGCTCGCCGTCCCGCCCCGACGCATCATCGACGCCGTCATCTGCGCCAGCCCCTCCTTGCCCGCCGGCACGAGGTACGCCCCGCCCTGGAACGAGAAGGTGATCGTCACCAGCGGCAGCTCGTTGCTGGGCGCCATGTACACCACCACCCCGTTGCTCAGCACCCGGCGATAGTCCTCCCGGTCCGGGGGCGTGAACTCCATCGCCTTGAACTGAAGATCCGACGGACGCGCCGGGATCGACGGCGCCGACGCGCCCCGACCCGACCGCCCCGCGCCCTGCTGCGCCACCAGCGTCGAAGACGCCGCTGCCAAACCAACCACCGCCGCCGCCATCATCGTGAACCGTCTCATATATCTCATTCCTCGTTCGAGGGTGTACTCATCGAATCCGCCGTCCGGCTTGTGCCTCGTGCCTTGTGCCCCGTGCCTTCTCTGCTTACTTCATCGATTCGATCCGCGCCTTCAGCCACGACTGGATGTACTCCACCGCCGGCCGGAACTGCTCGGGCGCCTGCGCCGCCTGGCTCTGCACCGACGCGTAGACCCGCTCCAGCATCGCCAGGTCTTCAATCCCTTCGAGCTGCGCGATCTGCTGCTTGACCATCCCGCGCATCTGCGGATCGAGCGCCATCAGCGCCGGGTCCTCCGGCGCGCTCCCCGCCTTGCGCGTATAGAACGCGATCGCCCGGTTCTCCCTCGTGAAGTACTTCTCCACCACGCGCCGGATGTCCTCCGGCGTCACCTGCTGCAGGCGCGAGGGCGACTCGTTGAGGTACTGCCACGAGTCCAGCGCCTCGTAGTACCCAAGCTGCACCATCAGGAAGAAGTTGCTCTGCAGCGCGCGGTACTGGTTCGCGACGATCTGGTTCCGCACCTTCTGCAGCTCGCGCTCGCTCACCGGGTTCTCGCGCAGGTCCTCGACGATCGCCTCCCACGACGCCAGCAGCTGCTCGGGCGTCGCGTCCCCGCGCGTCTCGGCCTCGAACGCGAACGCGCTCGCGTACCGACGCGCATCCAGCTGCGCCGACGCGCTGCTCGCGATCTGCTCCTCTTCCACCATCCGCTTGTACAGGCGCCCCGTCCGGCCGTTCAGGATCGCCGCCAGCACGTTCAGCGCGTACGCGTCCTCGTGCGCGAAAGGCGGCGTCTTGTGCCACACACGCACCTGGGGCTGGCAGTCGCACTCGGCGAACATCCGCATCTCCGCGCGGCTGGGCATCTCCATCGTCACCACCGGCGGCGGCTTCGGCCCCTTCTTCAGACGCCCGAAGTACCGTTCTATCGTCGGCTTCACCTCCGCCGGGTCGAAGTCGCCCACGATCACGCCCACCAGATTGTTCGGCGCGTAATAGGTGGCGTAATACTCCTGCGCCTGCTCGTACGTGTACGAGTTCAGGTCGCTCGGCCACCCGATCACCGGCCAGTTGTACGGGCTGCTCAGCCAGAACATCGACTCGAACTGCTCGTCGAAGATCCCCGTCGGCGTGCTCTCCGTGCGCAGCCGGCGCTCCTCGTGCACCACGTCGCGCTCCGAATAGAACTCGCGGAACACCGAGTCCACCAGCCGGTCGCTCTCCATCCACGCCCACAACTCGAACTTGTTGCTCGGCACCGTGATGAAGTAGAAGGTCAGGTCGTTCGCCGTGAACGCGTTCATCGCCGAGGCGCCCATCTCCGTGTAGACCTGGTCGAACTCGTCCTTCACGATGATGTCGCGGTGCGCCTCGATCAGCCCTCGCAGCTCCTCGCGCAGCGCCGCCATCTCGGGCGTGTCGTTCCGCGCGTCCCACGGGTCGTCGATCTCGCCGCGCCGCCACCGGTCGTACTGCCCGCGCAGCGTCATCTCGCGCAGCTTCAGACGCGCGTCCTCCGCCTTGCGCATGAACTCCGCGTCCTTCGCCGCGTCGCGCGTGCCGATCGTGCGCGTCCCCTTGAACATCATGTGCTCGAAGAAGTGGCTGATCCCCGTGATCCCCGGGCGCTCGTGCACCGACCCCACCCGCGCCATCCACCCCGCCGCGATGTTGTTCGGCTGGTCCTCCCGGGGAACAAGCAGGAACCGCATCCCGTTGTCCAGGGTGAACTCCTCGACCTTCACCGACTGCGCCGACGAAACCGCCGACGCCGCCGCCACGATCGACGCCGAAACCACAGGCATAATCACGCTGGGAACACGCATGGCAAGACTCCGTTCGGCGCGCAACGCGCCGTAAGTGATTTGTTCAGAATAGCACGAGGCCGGCCGGGCCGGGTGCGCGCCGCGCGCCGGGGCTCGCACCTCTCTCATAACACCCTTCGATCCAGCGGTTGCTTCGGGCACGCGCGTACGGCCCACGGTCGGGTGCGCCCCAGACTTCATCCCGAATACACCGACCCCACCCCGATCGCGCGCAGGACCTCGTCCTCCGCCGCGTGCATCCGCGCCGCGTCGGTCTCCGTCAGGTCGTCGAACCCCGCCACGCAGTGCAGCGCCCCGTGCACGACATACAACAACAGCTCTCGCTCGGCCCCGTGCCCGCGCTGCGCCGCCTGACGCGCCGCCTCGTCCACGCACACCACGATGTCCGCGTCGATCCGCCCGGCGCCCCCGTCCTCGCCCCCCAG from Phycisphaeraceae bacterium carries:
- a CDS encoding HlyC/CorC family transporter codes for the protein MLTALVIVTAISLVGSFLCSLCEAALYSVSDSAVAGMLQQKVRGARILAKLRVRIDRAIAAILAVNTIANTVGASVAGFLVGKLYGSTALGVFSAAFTLSILFVAEIIPKSIGVARATSIAPRVAWIIELMILITYPLVILCERLTTIINRGAKKEGPTEHEILSLTRMAVRLGSLEPHEAALVSNALELDEYEVREIMTPRSVTFVLPDELKLKNVDQHAQHWIHSRLPVVRDDNPNEIVGVVHRRDVFDLLVSEREGEKKIRDVMRPVRFIGASAGADEALREFLAGRQHMFVVVDEYGTWVGIVTLEDVLETLLGSEIIGEHDPVADMQDLALQKAAEQGIEVDDPDDDDESEETEDWSDPARWAETLERRDEREERQERQDEAEIERRKRAAADRRAQDDAPPPEVDVPQREDRDPAEERR
- a CDS encoding insulinase family protein is translated as MRRFTMMAAAVVGLAAASSTLVAQQGAGRSGRGASAPSIPARPSDLQFKAMEFTPPDREDYRRVLSNGVVVYMAPSNELPLVTITFSFQGGAYLVPAGKEGLAQMTASMMRRGGTASVTAEEMDEQFDFLAANAFVFSGGTTSGATLNSLSSNLDESFALFMDMLVSPGFDAAKTEIYRGEVLESLKQRNDDAASISGREWARLMYGEDHFDARQPTRQSVESLTTEDMRAFHARVFTSANLIIGVSGDFEESAMTQRLEKALGAMRRGSPNPEPTAPAPAVAPGVFFVEKDIPQGRVLIGQRGIHRDHPDAIAMSVLNDVLGGGGFTSRLTKRIRSDEGLAYSAGSSLVTPVHYPGEWRAGFQSKNQTVAFASKIVFDEMERIRNERVSEEELNTSKNQFIETFPRRFESRQAIVNTFIDDERTGRPRDYWATYRDKVRAVTADELLRVAQRHLDPTKVAVLVVGKWDEIKAGDLEGRATMNEFFDGRTTQIPLRDPETLR
- a CDS encoding insulinase family protein, yielding MRVPSVIMPVVSASIVAAASAVSSAQSVKVEEFTLDNGMRFLLVPREDQPNNIAAGWMARVGSVHERPGITGISHFFEHMMFKGTRTIGTRDAAKDAEFMRKAEDARLKLREMTLRGQYDRWRRGEIDDPWDARNDTPEMAALREELRGLIEAHRDIIVKDEFDQVYTEMGASAMNAFTANDLTFYFITVPSNKFELWAWMESDRLVDSVFREFYSERDVVHEERRLRTESTPTGIFDEQFESMFWLSSPYNWPVIGWPSDLNSYTYEQAQEYYATYYAPNNLVGVIVGDFDPAEVKPTIERYFGRLKKGPKPPPVVTMEMPSRAEMRMFAECDCQPQVRVWHKTPPFAHEDAYALNVLAAILNGRTGRLYKRMVEEEQIASSASAQLDARRYASAFAFEAETRGDATPEQLLASWEAIVEDLRENPVSERELQKVRNQIVANQYRALQSNFFLMVQLGYYEALDSWQYLNESPSRLQQVTPEDIRRVVEKYFTRENRAIAFYTRKAGSAPEDPALMALDPQMRGMVKQQIAQLEGIEDLAMLERVYASVQSQAAQAPEQFRPAVEYIQSWLKARIESMK
- the ybeY gene encoding rRNA maturation RNase YbeY — translated: MDAAVSGGISLEIEGLDALGDAGAREWLRAKARDALAELSRRFGVSGEVRVGVVRDAAMTALHARTMGIDETTDVLTFDLLGGEDGGAGRIDADIVVCVDEAARQAAQRGHGAERELLLYVVHGALHCVAGFDDLTETDAARMHAAEDEVLRAIGVGSVYSG